In Cicer arietinum cultivar CDC Frontier isolate Library 1 chromosome 1, Cicar.CDCFrontier_v2.0, whole genome shotgun sequence, one DNA window encodes the following:
- the LOC101499930 gene encoding uncharacterized protein: MGLVSDTVDSVKSIKFREALHQVITLGLIVTSALVIWKGLMCISGSESPVVVVLSGSMEPGFKRGDILLLHTNKDPIRAGDIVVFNINGRDIPIVHRVIEVHERQDTEQIYLLTKGDNNDMDDRVLYNYGQNWLEKKHILGKAIGFVPYAGWATIIMSEIPIVKYILIGAMALLVLTTKE; the protein is encoded by the exons ATGGGTTTGGTTTCAGACACAGTGGACTCTGTCAAGTCCATTAAATTCAGAGAAGCTTTGCACCAAGTCATCACTCTTG GGTTGATTGTAACATCAGCACTAGTAATATGGAAAGGGTTAATGTGCATATCTGGAAGTGAATCTcctgttgttgttgttctttcTGGAAGCATGGAACCTGGTTTTAAACGA GGTGACATTTTGTTGTTGCATACTAATAAGGATCCCATTCGTGCAGGAGACATTGTTGTTTTCAATATTAAT GGACGTGATATTCCAATTGTTCACCGCGTAATTGAG gTCCACGAGCGTCAAGATACAGAACAAATATATTTACTCACTAAAG GAGACAATAATGATATGGATGACAGGGTTTTATACAATTATGGCCAGAATTGGTTAGAGAAAAAGCATATTTTGGGAAAAGCTATCGg GTTTGTACCTTATGCTGGTTGGGCTACAATAATCATGTCTGAAATTCCTATTGTCAAG TATATACTCATAGGGGCAATGGCACTGCTGGTATTGACAACAAAGGAATAG
- the LOC101500272 gene encoding uncharacterized protein, producing the protein MTGETVNPKAYPLADAQLTITIMDLVQQAANYKQLKKGANEATKTLNRGISEFVVMAADTEPLEILLHLPLLAEDKNVPYVFVPSKQALGRACGVTRPVIACSVTTNEGSQLKSQIQQLKDAIEKLLI; encoded by the exons ATG ACAGGAGAAACAGTTAATCCAAAAGCTTACCCTTTGGCTGATGCCCAGCTTACAATAACAATAATGGATCTTGTTCAGCAAGCTGCTAATTACAAGCAGCTCAAAAAGGGTGCCAATGAAG CAACTAAGACACTTAACAGGGGTATTTCTGAGTTCGTTGTGATGGCAGCAGATACTGAACCTCTTGAgattcttcttcatcttccttTACTTGCTGAAGATAAG aatgttCCCTATGTATTCGTCCCATCAAAACAAGCCCTTGGACGAGCATGTGGTGTGACCAGGCCAGTAATTGCGTGTTCTGTGACAACTAATGAGGGAAGTCAACTGAAATCTCAAATACAGCAACTAAAG GATGCTATTGAGAAGTTATTAATCTGA